The genomic window TACACGAGCGACCCGGAGACGTCACCGGGCATGAGGTCCGGGGTGAACTGCACACGCTTGGTGTCGAGCCCGATCGCGCGGCTGAACGAGCGCACCAGCAGCGTCTTCGCGACGCCGGGCACGCCTTCCAGCAGCACGTGGCCGCGCGCGAGCAGGGCGATGAGCAGCCCGGTCACCGCGCCGTCCTGGCCGACGACGGCTTTGCCGACCTCCAGCCGCACACGGTTCATCGCCTCGCGCAGGGCGTCGTCGTCGATCGGCGGCGCGGGTGCGGCGGCGGAGGGCTCGAGGTGGGTCACTGCGGGTTCCTCTCGGGTCGGGCGGCGAGACGGACGGCCGTCTCGAGATCATCCAGGGCGTCGGCGAGCGCGACGAGCTCGGCGTCGCTGGCGGGCAGGTCATCGATCAGGATGCCGCGCACGCGGCCGCGGTCCGCCCCCAGGAGGGCGGCGGCGGCGTCGGCGATCGCGGGGGCGGGGGTCGCGGGCCCGAGGCCCAGCGCGCGGGCGACACGCTCGAGCGCGCCGAAGCGCAGGAGGTCGGCGGCGTGCACGGTGTCCCGGGCGCGAGCGTAGAGGCGGGCCCGCCCCTCGGTGGTCTCCGACGCCCGCACGGTCACCGGCAGGTCCTCGGTGACGAGCGGGCCGAACCGGCGGCCGCGCCATGCGATGGCGGCGACCGCGGATGCCAGCACCACGACGATGGCGGGCGTCACCCAGTCGGGCGTCAGGTCGCCCAGGGTGGGGGCGGTGTCGGGCAGCGCGCCGTCGCCGAGCGCCGGCAGGTACCAGACCACCCGCGGCTGACGCCCGAGCAGGTTCGCCGCGAGTGCGGCGTTGCCGTCATCGGCGAGGTGGGCGTTGCTGAAGAGCTCGCCGGCGTCGAGGGCGGTGATGCGGCCGGTGTCGCCCTCGGCCGAGAGGAGGGCGTGTCCGTCGCCCGACGGATAGCAGGCGGTGACGCCCTCACCCGGGGTGAAGACCGCGCCCGGCACGATGGAGCCGGCGCGCTGCGCCTCGGCGAGGGTGCACTCCGGCTCGGCGAGGCCGCCATCGCCGATGCCGGCGGCTGCGGCGTCGTGAAGCAGCACCCGGACGTCGCGCGAGCGGGGGTCGACGAGCACGACGTCGTCGGCCATGCGCGTGAGGCGTTCGAGCGTCTCGTCGTCCAGGGGGGCGGTGTCGGTGAGCACGAGGGTGTCGCCGCTGTCGGCGAGCGCCCGCTCGGCGGACGGCCGGTCGCGGACGACGTCGACGCTGAGGCCCTGGTCGCGCAGCACCTCGGCGACCGCGCGTGTGCCGGTAGCGCCCACCGATTCCGGATCCAGCGCATCCCGCTCGGTCCAGTCGCCGAGGGAGAGAAGGGCCGCCGAGCCCGCGCCCGTGAGCACGAGGGCCGCGGCGATCGCCGCCCACCCCCCGACGCGTCGGCGGCGCGCGGCGGCGTCGGCGGGGGCGGGCGCCGTCATGGCGCCGCCACCGGGTCGCGGCGGTGGGGGACGGATGCGGCGGCGTCGTCGTCGACCGCGGCGACCGCGCCGTACAGCTCCGGCGTTCCCGGCAGGCGCAGGTACCGCACGTCGTCGAAGGCACTGGCCGCGCGCTCCAGGCGCTCCGCCAGGGCGGGCAGGGCCGCGCCGGCGTCGCGGGCGAAGGCGT from Microbacterium sp. zg-Y625 includes these protein-coding regions:
- a CDS encoding DUF4350 domain-containing protein; its protein translation is MTAPAPADAAARRRRVGGWAAIAAALVLTGAGSAALLSLGDWTERDALDPESVGATGTRAVAEVLRDQGLSVDVVRDRPSAERALADSGDTLVLTDTAPLDDETLERLTRMADDVVLVDPRSRDVRVLLHDAAAAGIGDGGLAEPECTLAEAQRAGSIVPGAVFTPGEGVTACYPSGDGHALLSAEGDTGRITALDAGELFSNAHLADDGNAALAANLLGRQPRVVWYLPALGDGALPDTAPTLGDLTPDWVTPAIVVVLASAVAAIAWRGRRFGPLVTEDLPVTVRASETTEGRARLYARARDTVHAADLLRFGALERVARALGLGPATPAPAIADAAAALLGADRGRVRGILIDDLPASDAELVALADALDDLETAVRLAARPERNPQ